In a single window of the Campylobacter hyointestinalis subsp. lawsonii genome:
- a CDS encoding GGDEF domain-containing phosphodiesterase — protein sequence MNKKNIPSGLILFLIILLSTFCMYSMYLSVNTFQKSNYWKTQIFKIGEINKEIDIWLGRQISIVSYDQINEQTAEILRIISDMEMSENFDKFTFEVKNEQIFQAFKKAFQKKQAIVQRYQVLKTNSDNAFLYLNNNLAYTSNLYISNKVYSEVIQGKIGLNNHISTTKQKIKAVLGNITDQKSLDYLFFKKAEIVVDNIYEFDKLDKENKELLINQKLNELRVCINEYFKNNIKSILAPFILLFLLAIALSIRAIYLSTKNNKNKAMLSYMENLIQNSMNSIITIDKVGKILSVNKAFESTSGYSKKEIIGKPIYILKTNMNGDNIYDNLLRDINNNQIWSHDDFISKTKNGVIIYEKVIALPIFNEYYEISGAAILKKDITKERLVARELNFKTQEIRNSLLIDKLTGLKNNMAIMEKIDRKKFGKIIYINLNNFTNIRFFYKNSIIELILIAVAQTLKLCIDTYRIKGAAYRLGGDEFCVWYEGENLEQDIKHIVQYFSAKNIEIVADHEKEILPSINITIGVSLAQDTKNTNRLTQAILAQREAKANDSQVAYYKDNNSIEQRYHTNQLVSRMIQYALNQNKVIVECQGIFDIQNFSTPKIASYEILIRILDEENKIHYPGEFLEVAKHTSLYIALTKEVINKTFELLDTFTDKRFSINLSSIDMVNEGVKKLFIEKLKACSNPNHLTVEILESEGIDDYDQVNPFIKTIKDHGCKLAIDDFGSGYSNYYRMLELNIDYLKIDGSIIKKLPTDENARSVVQTIVDFAYRQGYDIVAEFVSTEEILTQVKSYNIKYAQGFLLGKPTPPHILNKE from the coding sequence ATGAATAAAAAAAACATTCCAAGCGGGCTAATTTTGTTTTTGATAATACTTTTATCAACATTTTGTATGTATAGTATGTATTTAAGTGTCAATACATTTCAAAAAAGCAATTACTGGAAAACACAAATATTTAAGATAGGTGAGATAAATAAAGAGATAGATATCTGGCTAGGAAGACAGATATCTATAGTAAGCTATGATCAGATAAATGAGCAAACTGCTGAGATATTACGTATTATAAGCGATATGGAGATGTCTGAAAACTTTGATAAATTTACATTCGAAGTAAAAAACGAGCAGATATTTCAAGCCTTTAAAAAAGCATTTCAAAAAAAACAGGCCATAGTGCAAAGATATCAAGTATTAAAAACAAATAGCGACAATGCCTTTCTTTATCTAAACAACAACCTTGCTTATACTTCAAATTTATATATAAGCAACAAGGTATATTCAGAGGTCATACAAGGTAAAATCGGCTTAAACAACCATATATCTACTACCAAACAAAAGATTAAAGCCGTATTAGGAAATATAACAGATCAAAAAAGCCTTGATTATTTATTTTTCAAAAAAGCAGAAATAGTGGTAGATAATATATATGAATTTGATAAACTAGATAAAGAAAATAAAGAGCTACTTATAAATCAAAAACTTAACGAACTAAGGGTTTGTATAAATGAGTATTTTAAAAACAATATAAAAAGCATTTTAGCACCATTTATACTGCTATTTTTATTGGCTATTGCTTTATCCATTAGAGCAATCTATCTAAGCACAAAAAACAATAAAAACAAAGCTATGTTATCTTATATGGAAAATTTAATTCAAAACTCTATGAACTCTATCATAACTATAGATAAAGTCGGCAAGATATTATCCGTAAATAAAGCCTTTGAATCCACAAGCGGATATAGCAAAAAAGAGATAATAGGAAAACCGATCTATATCTTAAAAACAAATATGAATGGCGACAACATCTACGATAATCTGCTAAGAGATATAAACAATAATCAAATTTGGTCGCACGATGATTTTATAAGCAAAACAAAAAATGGCGTTATTATATATGAAAAGGTCATAGCCTTGCCTATATTTAATGAATACTACGAAATAAGTGGCGCCGCCATTCTTAAAAAAGATATCACAAAAGAAAGGCTAGTTGCAAGAGAGCTAAATTTCAAAACACAAGAGATCAGAAATAGCCTACTTATAGATAAACTCACAGGGCTTAAAAACAACATGGCCATTATGGAAAAAATCGATAGAAAGAAATTTGGTAAGATTATCTATATAAACCTAAATAACTTTACAAATATTAGATTTTTCTATAAAAACTCAATAATAGAACTCATACTCATAGCAGTAGCTCAAACATTAAAACTTTGTATAGATACATATAGGATAAAAGGCGCAGCATATAGGCTAGGGGGTGATGAGTTTTGCGTATGGTATGAAGGGGAAAATTTAGAGCAAGATATAAAACATATCGTGCAATACTTCAGTGCTAAAAATATAGAGATAGTCGCAGACCATGAAAAGGAGATCTTGCCAAGCATAAACATAACTATAGGCGTAAGTTTAGCTCAAGATACGAAAAATACAAATAGACTGACCCAAGCCATACTAGCTCAACGCGAAGCTAAAGCAAACGACTCTCAAGTCGCGTATTATAAAGACAATAACTCTATAGAGCAACGCTATCATACAAACCAGCTAGTCTCTAGAATGATACAATACGCGCTAAACCAAAACAAAGTTATAGTAGAGTGTCAAGGGATATTTGATATACAAAATTTCTCTACTCCAAAAATCGCATCTTATGAAATCTTGATCAGGATATTAGACGAAGAAAATAAAATTCACTATCCAGGAGAGTTTTTAGAAGTCGCCAAACATACTTCGCTTTATATAGCACTGACAAAAGAGGTCATAAACAAAACTTTCGAACTATTAGACACATTTACAGATAAAAGATTTTCGATAAATTTATCAAGTATAGATATGGTAAATGAGGGCGTTAAAAAGCTCTTTATTGAGAAGTTAAAAGCTTGTTCAAATCCAAACCACTTAACAGTAGAAATTCTAGAAAGTGAAGGAATAGATGACTACGATCAAGTAAATCCATTTATCAAAACTATCAAAGATCACGGATGTAAGTTAGCTATCGATGACTTTGGAAGTGGATATTCAAACTATTATCGTATGTTAGAGCTAAACATTGACTACTTAAAGATAGATGGTTCTATCATCAAAAAACTTCCAACTGACGAAAATGCAAGAAGCGTAGTGCAAACTATCGTTGATTTTGCTTATCGTCAAGGATATGATATTGTGGCCGAATTTGTCTCTACAGAGGAAATTTTAACTCAGGTTAAAAGTTATAATATAAAATACGCTCAAGGCTTTTTAC